AGCCGCTAAAAGTAACAACACTGTGTCTTCCAGGGCAACACATTCGGCGCTGTGTTTCTTTCTGCTTTCTATCACAGAAAGCTCACCAAAAAAACTCCCTTTCTCTAAAATAGCAAACCGGTTTTCCCAGCCGGCGGCAGTGTGTCTGATTTCATCGCTCTTTATATTTCTAAGCATGACTAACATCTTGCTTTTGGTGTCAAGCTGAAGCTTTCTCTTTATTTCAATTTTACCTGAATGAATCATATATATGCCTTTGGTGGAATCATTTTCCTGAAAAATATAAGCACCCTTTGCAAACTCAACGACTTGAAGAATCTCTAAAACTTTTTGTAACTCACTGTCATCGAGGCCTTCTAAAAGCACCTGATTTTTTAAATCCTCAAGTCTGGGCGTCATATGTACTCCCTTTAAATTCCAATAATCAATTTTAAAAGCTGTCTGTCGAGGTATCTCATGTTTTTTGAGGAAACTCGCGCTATGGTTTTAAGCATTTTAAGGATAGTTTCAGGACTTGTCGCCTCTATCAGGGAAAACTTATCCGGGCTAAGTATATAAAACTCACAATCAGTCACAGCGTCTGCATCCGCCCCATGTTTCTTCTTTCCCTCTACCACAGAGAGTTCACCAAAATACTGCCCTTCTATCAACGATGCAAACAACTGTCTCCAGCCAAACGGTGTTTTTCTGATCTGACAGCAATTCTGCATATTTCGCATAGTTATAAGCATTTTTGTCTTCAAGTCTATAGGAAGTTTCTTTGTAATTTCCACTTCCCCGCTAATTATCATATAAATACCACGGGTCTGCTCGTTTTCCCTGAATATCGGGTCTCCTTTGGAGACCTTCAGGTTATCCACCATACCCGCTATTTTTCCTAACTCGCTGTCTTCTATTCCATCCAGCAGTATTTGCCTTTTTAAGTCATCCATTAAGGACATGTCTGAGCCGTTTTTCCTTTCAAATGCTATTTAAAAACCTTGTTCTATCATTATAGTTAATACCTAAAGAGTTTGTCAACAGCTTATTTTTAGTAACTGTAAATATTTTTAGTTCTTTCCATTTTAAAGCTAATACCAAGCTGCAGTCAGAAATAAACGCAGGCGGCTGGGAGAAGGGGACGCCTCCCCTTACAGGGGATTCCCCTTTTTAGGGGAGACGCCCCGGAGCTTTTGACGAAGCCGGCAAAGTTAGACGATTGAAGGCTACTTGGTATTATGTATGCCATGTGGTCTCCATGCAGGAGATATGACACCTGGGCCGTTTTCTCCCATCAGCGCATAAAGGGCCCAGCCCACGGTGGAACGCCCATATCTGTCATTTATGCTGTCCACTGCACTAAGTAAAGCCCGTCTTTTATTAATCTCCTCAAACAGTGAAAGCTGCCCTCCGTCCTCTGTAAGCCCCGAGAGGGTCACGCCAAGAAGACGTACGGGCTCTTTAAGCCGCTGCCCCTT
The nucleotide sequence above comes from Nitrospirae bacterium YQR-1. Encoded proteins:
- a CDS encoding cyclic nucleotide-binding domain-containing protein, which produces MTPRLEDLKNQVLLEGLDDSELQKVLEILQVVEFAKGAYIFQENDSTKGIYMIHSGKIEIKRKLQLDTKSKMLVMLRNIKSDEIRHTAAGWENRFAILEKGSFFGELSVIESRKKHSAECVALEDTVLLLLAAEEFQKLEEASIYTVVKILKSIAKVSSGNVRQLDRRILKALMGT
- a CDS encoding cyclic nucleotide-binding domain-containing protein, whose product is MDDLKRQILLDGIEDSELGKIAGMVDNLKVSKGDPIFRENEQTRGIYMIISGEVEITKKLPIDLKTKMLITMRNMQNCCQIRKTPFGWRQLFASLIEGQYFGELSVVEGKKKHGADADAVTDCEFYILSPDKFSLIEATSPETILKMLKTIARVSSKNMRYLDRQLLKLIIGI